The genomic window ataaacaacttaaaaaaattccattttaaaGAAACTCAAAGTCCTTTCCAACTCCTAGATCTGCCCTGAATTTATTCATATAATGTTTTCTATAAAATAATCTATATTCCAACAACAAAAAGAGATACTATACAACTAATCCATAATAaccataattttcataaaaaaattattatgaagcTAAAGTTACTATAAAAACttaattctttattatttttcatggGATGTAACTATTAATAATTCCCAGTAGTTTAGAATTTTATTTGTAAGATATTTCACACAATTGATCCATCTATCAATTACCAGATATTCTATTTTTATCCGATATTGTTAGCTTTTGGAGCTATCAGAGTTTGAACCAGGAAACCAGTGAATCGTTCAAAACCAATAAaatatcgaaaattgaaaatcagataattcaaatattttattcttttattaattttaattttttaataaaaatactttttCATTATATTTTCAACCAAATATTATAATCCGTTTTTTTCCCTTTTACCTATTATAAAGATGATGGTGAAATGAGGACTACAACGCCCACCGCGATGATGATAAAATTGGTTGTTTTGTCATCATTGTTCACTctgaatataaattttttttttaatatcctgattttctttttaaaatttttatttcaaattctttaaaaaaaggtAGATATTAGTTAAATTGTGCGTTGAACATGTTGGAGATCTCGAGAGTTTGAGTTGATTTTAAGTTAGAAGAAAGGGGGAACGGATGAGGTTTTGTAGGGTGAAAGTTGGGAATTATGAGAAATGACTTGCGCACATTAAGTTGGCATGATTTTCCTTAAATGGTATAATTTCATATTTCAGCTTCGATCTTTCATGGTTTTATGAACATGCGAATCATAAAATGGAAcaattttatcttattaataaaataacatatttatatatGCACAAAAGTCTACTAAAAtcatttagtattttttattatttgattatcaattaatatgttttaatttcaaatttatatgaatttattaaacataatgttattattaaatacaaaaaatGTGCATAGCACATGTTGgcaaactaatttaattaataaatttacgaTCAAAGCCGAAGTttcctaacaaaatttaaatactaaaattttatacGGGCAGGTAATATAAGCTTCCAAAAcatgattgaaaaataaatatatagaaacacaattttttctatttacaaaatttatatggGTGAAATATTTACGTATTCACcacattttttaattaattattgaaaacaattttttaactaaatttaaatttataaaatatcttactttcaaaattaatttattattaaatatattgatTAGACCAGATCTCTCTCTCTTGATAAATTCAATGTATGGACAATGTATTATCATAAAGTAAAATATGAAGAGAGTTGCAATATGTAAAATGAACTATACCTAGTATTATTCTGCATTTCTACTTgcatgagtaagttatgcacaatggagttaaaaattaaagaatatttgGTTTGGGCTCATCATCCGAATGTGTCTAACATAAGCCTCATCAATGGGCCTTCTTGATAATATGATCGAAATCAACTTgagtaagaaaaagaaaatttcttcAAGTTGAAAACTGATCAAACTTAGaaaagttgaattttaaaatgataatttaaaaacaataaaattataaattaatatatgataaaagttGAATTTTGGCACTTAAAAAATgggattaaaaattatattttgagttTAAAAATAAGTCTAGATTCCCCACCCCAGTGAATGAGAGTGGCTACCAACTGCCCATAGGCTAGTTGCCACATTGTTCTCAAGTTAATTGAAGTGTAAACTAAATATGCGAAATTCgaattttattaaaactactgaATTTGCTTccctcatgttttaattaattaaattcaagctcaaataatgagcttattttctataaaatttcatttctcgtttcgaattttaattttatctgatataaaacccaatttttaaaaataaaattgaacaaggttgaaattaagttttgattcACAACTTTGGTTCAACTAGTTGAATTACACCATCATTAATCAAGTTTTATACCACTGGGTTTAGAGTTGTGGTATCTTGTGCGTGTGTTcaatttttgggttaaataacataaattttaaggTGAAATCAGTTTGGGGTTGCCCCTGGCCCTTAGATTGCTAAAATAACAAGTCTTGCAAAGTATAAGTGTAACCGTCACGGGCCGCGAATAGCACCGTGACAaaagcatcatcatcatcatcatcatcatcaatatcaACTATCCATTTTCTCCATTCGGCTCCTAATTTTGATCGACGGGGCACTTAAGAAAATGTGTATTTTCACTGAATAACACAATTCAAGCAGTTGAATCTAAGGTTTAGAAAGCACACTGATTtgacctttgttttttttttataataaaagaaaggaaCTCAATCTAATTAACCATTACAAGAATCAGAACACAGCAAGTCATTCTTAAGCAGCGCCCAGGCTCCAGGAGTTGGTTCTTCAAAGCAGTGTAAAACATCTTCCCTGTTAGCATCTCTGGGTTTTTATTAGTTCTCATTTGTGTGTGGTTGAAAGTATAAATACTTTGCAGATTTCACTGGCAACAGAAGAgtgacccaaaaaaaaaaaaagaatcacaaaacaaaattGCATCTAAAATCTAAAATGCAAAGGCAATGAAGTTTGAAGGGATGGTAGCACCTCACACATGGAGTGGTTCCCACTCAATAGTTCATCCCACTAATACAGAATAATAAAATTCCAAATCTCCTTTTGTGGAGCCAATTCCAAGGAAATATGTCAACTGGAAGTAAAGCAACATACTGTTGTTCAACATTAAAGCAGCTCCACCATGAAAGTTACTGAAACTGTAGATGAAGAATTTATACAGAAAGTGTCAATCAAAGCATTCTCATGGGTTTTCACATCACGGAAAATACTACTTTTCTCAGCTTTCAGTGAGATAGCTGTATTAGCAATTCAAAGCCTGCTAACTGTTATGTTTGATCTTATCTCATTGAATTTTGGATATGCAAAGGGTCAAATGCCTGCATTCAATAAGCGAATCTCTATATTTATGATCCCATAATGAATGAATAAAGCATAAAAGAAGCTGCAATGGATTGTGTAACATTTCTAAGAACCTTATCAGAAAAGAtgttatttaattacattcctggGGAATTGAAGCTTATCCAACTGTAAGAAGTAAGAATCCCCCCAAAGCAAACTAAGATTACACAAGGGGACAAAAAACAACCATTTCCAACCACAAACCAACACCAACACATTTGCATTTCAATGCCATTCATTGGGTTTTTATTGCTTACTTATAATTGCTACTACACAACAGACTTAAACAAGAGAGATTATAAATACAGGAACTCAGTAAGCCCAAGACCAAAAGGCATGATCATCAAGAGGGAATCCAAAATTACAGGAACCTGCAGGCGGGTCGGAGTAATCGATGTCTTGGAGTTTAGGGAAGAcgcatgaaggaagatgtaagaGGCCCTTGCTCAAGTTGTCTTCCTCATCTTGTGATAAATCAGACTGGTCTGGTTCAAATGGATAAGTTGAACCAGCACCCTCCAAGAGTACTGAAGAATGAACCCCTTCAGTGTAATCGCTTTTGGCAGACACCACTGGCACAACCTTAGACTCTTCCCCCTCGGCAGCCTCTGATGGTAGCTCTTGCGACGATGTTTTCGCATCAGGAAGCTCCGGCTCTCCCTTCTCTTTCCCTTCCAAAAGTAACTTGTCCGTGAGCTGAACAACCTgaaatatataaacatgaaaaTTGACTTCATTATTGACTATATGGAATTGTGTAGCTAATTAATTACCTCTTCTTTTAGTTTGTCAGTCTCCTTGACGAGATTGTCATAGTCAGCCTTGAGGCTATTATAGCTGGCTTGCATACTATCATAGTCTTTCTCAAGCTGCTTGGTCTTCCATCGAGCCCTGCGGTTCTGAAACCATATGGCAACTTGTCGTGATTGGAGCCCAAGGTCTTTAGCCAGCTGAACTTTCCTATCGGGTTCAAGCTTGTTCTCCGCCTCGAAACTTTTCTCTAGAAACTGGACTTGGTCAACCGTAAGCCGTCTCTTCTTTTCAGATCGATGTAAATACTCTTCCATATCCTCCTCCACCTTCTCTTCTCCATCAAACGTCCTAAAATACGATCTTCTTCGGTCAACGCCTTCGAAGCTTACCATCGATCTTGTACCTGAAACTGGACCATCATTTTTCAGATCACAAAGTAAGGatgagaataaaattaaaaaaaaaagatggagagaatacCAAGAAAAGGAGAAGGAGAAGAGCCTGGAATGAAAAGGGTATCAAGAGGCTCAGAAGAGGAAGGAACCCATCGACTTTGAAGCAAAACAGAGAGATTATTAGAACCAGCATCAGCACTAGTATTACTACGATAGACCCTCCCACCCGCCATTAAAATTTTCAAGCTAAAGGATCGATCTtgctgttttttctttttttttttcaaaatatcaacttcaTCATTATCATCAACATCGTCAGAAGAAGATCCAACAAGATTAAAAGGGGAAAAGAAGGCCACTCTGGATAGGTGGGTTTCTTTGTTTCAAAGAATATGAAATTCTTCACTTCACTTGTTTAAGGCTTGTGGCGAAAGAAGCTGGTGATGATGATTTCAGTGATATGGGATGTGTGGGAACAGCGGCAGATCACACCCATCATCACTCAGAACAAGTTGAAATTTTGTTGAGTTTCCGGCAGAGGAAATAGATGGAAGGAAAgcttggggaagaagatgaagtgGCAGAgagagaatttttaaaaaaaacaaaaacaacatcAACAACGGGAGTTGAGTATGATGAGTTTGTATTAAGTCCAGCAGATTGGTTTTCATGGGGGCATGATGtgcttaatttgatttttattttatctttgtttAATATTCCTAAAATAGCTTTAATGAATCAATTCTTTACACCTAAGGCCATCACTTTTTCTTTGTGAAAAGTACTCAACATTGTTCCAACTTTTGCTTGGAATAGTATCTCCTAGTTTTAGATTGCTACCAATAGTTGGGATACAGTAACTTGCATGGCTTTCTTGGGCTCATATTGCCCTCTTTGTTCTTTAAATGTGAAACAACACATGGATTTCATATGTAAAATTGCAAAAGCAATAGGGAATGAAAAGGAATCTTCCTTTAACTTATGAAAATGGGTAAAAGAGAAAATTGGATGACAACCCAAATATGAGAACATATctatcaaaatcatcaacaacTCATGATCAAATtcaagaaatttttagaatttccAAAAGATATCTAGAAAATGATAAGGaatcatataaattattataataattaaggtGTCAAGACGTGTTCATGGCTGGGCCAGGTATGgtccaattaaaattttaagcctGTTTGTTAAGTTTAGATTTAgtcctaaaattttatctaaactcgacttagataaaaatattaaaattcgggCCCGGCTCAACCCgtcaatattaattttttatatactttttaaatatatataatacatcaaaaatactaaaaacattaaaataaatatttctcaataaattttaaaaaatatgtatacttaaataacttGTCTctaaaatgataacaaaattaacaataaaacaaatgttatacaatatccaagcAATAGcatagcaaaatagggagaaaataacattaaaacaaaaaaaaacaaatttttttatccttttgtGAATTCGGGCTGGGCCTGAGTCAAAAATGCAGGTttgacccattttttaaacagaccttatttttttgtttaaacccattttttaggcctattttttggTCAAAGCCTCCTACTTTTCGGTCGGACTCGGCCTAACCCATGAATAGGTTTACATCTTGTGTagatacttaaaattttttttgtcaaaaaatttaaagttttatttcgTTATCACTTTTAGTCTAACTGTTAACTTTCGTTAAAAAATTCTTTGAATCAATCAAAATATGAGATAagatatttgaaattaaataaaaatatttaaaattaatattcaataaaaataaattaatattgttTCGTAAACACTATACTTAGTTGTTCCACTTTTTCATAGAAATGCTATAACAAGTTGTTCCCAGTTTTTAGCGAAACAATATAGCTAGTTATTCTGAAAACTCTATGGTTAATTGTTCCCATCTTTTTTACGAAAATGTTATAACTAGTTATTCTCAAATTTTTAAAGACTAACGATATGCtcttctaaattttatttatttagtttagaGAAAAGCAAAACATGCTCTTCTTAAATACCGtaacttattttctcaaaattttcgacaacaatttgcatgaaattctttttaaggaaaaatatttaatgcttaagtgactaaaataaaaataccttaaaagttatataataaatttgtaaGAATATTTTTGAGTGGTCGGAATGAAAGTGTTCTAAAAATTAAGCAGTTtaccattttaaaaattaaaacaacgaGCTTTTAATAAAATACCAACTTTGGGAGTTGTAATGAGGCTAAAATTTTGTATGCAATTGACTTTTGAATTCGAATTTTTTAAAAGCTTGAAGGCAGActtttgaaatttcttttataaagaaagttttaaatgttttgaatcaAACTTAACCAAAGCATTAATAACTGCTCATTGTTTTTAAAAGATGTCATGTTTTTGTAAAGACCAAAATATTGATATCTTTTTTCAAATATTT from Gossypium hirsutum isolate 1008001.06 chromosome D12, Gossypium_hirsutum_v2.1, whole genome shotgun sequence includes these protein-coding regions:
- the LOC107946492 gene encoding homeobox-leucine zipper protein HAT5 isoform X1, which encodes MAGGRVYRSNTSADAGSNNLSVLLQSRWVPSSSEPLDTLFIPGSSPSPFLVSGTRSMVSFEGVDRRRSYFRTFDGEEKVEEDMEEYLHRSEKKRRLTVDQVQFLEKSFEAENKLEPDRKVQLAKDLGLQSRQVAIWFQNRRARWKTKQLEKDYDSMQASYNSLKADYDNLVKETDKLKEEVVQLTDKLLLEGKEKGEPELPDAKTSSQELPSEAAEGEESKVVPVVSAKSDYTEGVHSSVLLEGAGSTYPFEPDQSDLSQDEEDNLSKGLLHLPSCVFPKLQDIDYSDPPAGSCNFGFPLDDHAFWSWAY
- the LOC107946492 gene encoding homeobox-leucine zipper protein HAT5 isoform X2 — translated: MAGGRVYRSNTSADAGSNNLSVLLQSRWVPSSSEPLDTLFIPGSSPSPFLGTRSMVSFEGVDRRRSYFRTFDGEEKVEEDMEEYLHRSEKKRRLTVDQVQFLEKSFEAENKLEPDRKVQLAKDLGLQSRQVAIWFQNRRARWKTKQLEKDYDSMQASYNSLKADYDNLVKETDKLKEEVVQLTDKLLLEGKEKGEPELPDAKTSSQELPSEAAEGEESKVVPVVSAKSDYTEGVHSSVLLEGAGSTYPFEPDQSDLSQDEEDNLSKGLLHLPSCVFPKLQDIDYSDPPAGSCNFGFPLDDHAFWSWAY